Within the Catalinimonas niigatensis genome, the region ACTTAAGGCTAAACAATTAGCGCATACCAGTCTAGATTACAAATTAGTATCCGTTGACGGACCTTTCTGGAAAGCTATCCTGGCAGCTGCGCCTACCTATCATCCTGATCTTATCATAACAACAGCTATTCAGCGTTTACCACTTCAGGAACTTATACTTCAAATACCTTATCATCTCTTATTGGTTCCTATTCAAACTAAATATAAACCTATACATCACCTAGGCTTAGCCTTTGATGCCAACTTAATCCAAAACATTGAGCCAGTTCTTTTTGTAAGTCAGTTGGCAAAAACGTATAGAGCAGATATAGAAGTACTGGAGTTCGGTCATGTGAATGCAGTGTTATCTATTTCTTCCAATAGAGCCAATGTAGAACTGGATTTCTTGTTGAAGGATGTGGTGCACAGGTTTCATCTGGGAGACAGCGAGAAAGCTGTGGTAGAAAATATTGAGCATTACATAGAAGAGCATCCTACTGATATGCTTGTCATGCTGGCCTGTCCGCAAGTACTAGCCTATAATGAGAAAGAAAAAAATACAGTGAAAATTGCCACAAACGCTTCTGTCCCTGTATTAGTGCTTAAGAATTAAGGTGAGTTTGTCTTAAAACAGATCAAATATTCCTGAGAAACTTTGTATGTTTAAATTGATTCGCTCATAATATCTGGGTAGAGTTAAAATTTCTTAGGAAAGCCATATGCTACTATCCGGCTTTTGAGATAGTCTTTCAAACATTATCTTTTGCATCAGATAGGTTTGAATATCATTTTGAAAGTAATAGTAATCCGATTTAGTTTCTGCGCATGAAGAAGATAGATAAGAGCCTAACAATTTTAACACGACTTTAATTGATTTCCTTAATTCCTCAGCATTCCAACGGAATTGATTAAGTAATATAGGGTCTTGTTGTATCATTTTATCTGCCAGATCATCTATGTTGTGAAGATCTTCAGGTACTCTTTCCGGGATTTCCCATTGTTCGACATACATGGCTTTTAAGGGAATGGGTAGCTGGTCTAAGAATTGAATGGCTTGTTTGAATGGCAGATGGTTGCGGATAGACCATAAAACTGATTTGAGTAGATGGTTTACACTTTCCTTTTTATAAGCATCTCCCAACGTTTGCACGAGTTTTTGTACAATATGATCCAACTGATCTGAACGGCTTATTTGTTTTGGATTCATAGCAATATAGTTTAAGGCATGGGAAAGATGGTATACTCTTCTCTTTAAGTCAATGATCCAAATCATTTGTCTGAGTGATATGTGTCATCACCAATGCATAGACAGAAAAGTAGATTTGCAAAAAACAGACTGCTATGAAATCCATCCAACGTATCCTTGTACCCACTGACTTTTCTACTACAGCGAATAATGCACTTATCTATGCTCTTGCCTTTGCCCAGGAAGTAGACGCAGAAGTCTTTATTTTACATGCATACCAGCTTCCTGTTCCCCCTTCCTATCATTATCCAGTGGGCTATTACGAAGCAGTAAACCCTGAGCAATTCAAAAGAGAAGCTGATAAAAGGATGGGAGAACTTCGGCATGATTTCCTCTATGCTCCTAAAGTAACCTATGAATGTATCACTCATCTGGGACCTGCAACGGATAGTATTGAAAGTATGGCGATAGAGAAAAACGTTGATTTGATAATCATGGGAACCCGTAAAGCAGAAGGAGCAAAAGCATGGTTTGGAAGTGTGACTACAGATACTGTAAAGCATAGCAAGTATCCGGTATTGACTATACCCCAAGATGCCCAATTTGTACGTCCTAAAAAAATAGTATTAGCCACTAGCCTAGTCCGTTTTAATCATTTTGATTTAGAAGTATTGGATACGCTAAAGACGATAGCCCAACTCTTTGAAGCTGATATTGATATTTTACATGTTCATCCGGAAAATAAAGAATATAGTCAGGAACAGACCAACTTTAGAGAGACCTTATGTTACTACTTGGGAGTAACCACTTGCTTTAACTATACTACACATGAAGATGTGAATGAAGGTATTCAACAATATCTGGATAAAAACGAAGTGGATATGCTGGTGATGCTTCCTCAGCACCATGGCCTGTTAGATCAGTTGATACACGCTAGTAAAACAAAGTATATGATTTTCCATACCCAAAAACCTTTACTTGCGCTCAAGTAATAGGAGAAGTATAGTAGCTTACAAATGAATTATCAACGCTTGAGGAAATGGTTGTTGGATTCATTGACCAGAAGAACAATATCAAAATCATCTGACAACTGCCGATGGAACTCAGGAGAGTGCGGATAAATTTTTTGTGCTAACCATTCTATTTCTTCTGAAGTCAGACTTTCTTTGCGTAAATCAATAAGATAGGCGCTGCTTCCTGCTTCTCTGCCTGCTGTGGGAAATCTTTTTTCAAAAAAAGGAGGAAGAGGGTCATCTTGAAAATGAAAGCTACCCACGGCTATGGCCAGATATTGGTCTTTGTAACGATCATCTAAATACTGGCCCAGAGATCCCGGAGTATTACGTCCCATCTCTTGGTTAGGTACCCAGGCAATGAGTTGCAAGTACGTGCTGCTTGAATCCATCCAGTCAAAGTAATGACTGATTTCTTGAGTAATAGTATGGTAATATCCTTTCAGATGAGATAGGCTGGTGATATAGTGGTTGATGACAGTAAGCGCTTTTTCTGCTGCTTCCCGCTGAGCTTGTAGTAAGTCTGGCAAGTTATCCTGAACGCTACAAAGGGTGAGCAAAAGGTACTCCTGATAGGAAGGAGAATCATAATAGTAAAGCCCCCAGATTTCCTGTAAGTTTAGAAGTGAGCGTACGTTTTTCACTAGTGTGTCTACCTCTTGTTTCCAATTTTTATCATGATGATGCGCTGCGATTTGTTCCAGTGCGTTTAGACTTTGAGCTACATCTTCATGCTGATATGCCATCAAAACTATTTCTGGATGCTCATAGCTCCAGTCCAGCACCTGTACTATTTCCAGGTCATAGTCATTATTTAAAATAGCTGACCCTTTATTTACATATTGATAGATTTGTTCAGCGCGACTGGAATCTACCTGAAAGGCCATGACTGAATAATCTGTATTGGGCAACAGATACTGGGCAATGCGGAAGCGAGTTTCAAAAGTAAGCAGAGAATTATGTCCAATCCCGATGGCTCTCTTGCTCTGCACAAACTGCTTAAGTGAATCCAGACCTCTTAGTGAATGAGTATGTACAGGAATCGCATGATTCATTAACCATTTCCTCGCATTTTGGTCTGTAAGAGGAATATTCGTCATCAATCGTTGATGGGTTTGTGGATAAAGCAATGTAGTATACACGGTTCCTAAATACCCTAGCCAGCAAGGGGCAGATACACGATTTATTCCTCTCTGGCTGGGTTCAACCCAGTAGGAACCATTGATGACAAAGGCAAATTCGGTGTCAACCATCCCAAATGAATCCAAAGGGAGAGACGTATGATACGTTTCATTATCAATTTTGTGCATCACAGATGCTTTAGTATTCCAGCTGTTGAACTCGCCAGCAAGGGCAACATTAAAAATTGTAATGGTAGATAAGGGAATTACTTTTTCCGTGTTTTCCTCTACCACATAGCGATGATCGGAAATACGCAACTCAAAGATGATACTATCTTCCTTTGTATAGTAACCCACTACTGGCAACTGCTGACTTATTCCTATGGTAGAAAAAAGAACAGTAAAGAATACGATGAGCTGAAGATATTTCATGATAAAGTAATTTAGAAGGATGCCAGATGTAAATGGATGTTTTTTTCAGGTAGTGTAAGTGCGCACCTGATCCATAATTTCAAAAAATCACCTGGCATCCAGTGTTGGAGTGATCAAAGATCTTAATTCTTTAGGCAAATTGTCTAATATATCCTGCCATTCCCCTGCGGAAACATATCCCTGCGGAAACATATCTTCCCAAAACTTTAAATACACTCTTAACGGCAAGTACAGCACTTTCATCATGTGCAAAATCCTGACTAACTGTTCCAAGAGCTTTCATTTTTGCTGTTTCAATAAATTCATTGATGTGCTTTATTTTTACCGGGCTTTTCCTGTATTTCCACTCCGAAACATACACTTCTTTAAGAAATAAAGGTAATTGTGCTGTGAACTGGAAGGACTCTTCCAAAGTGATTCTATCTCGTAGTGTGTGCATCACTACTTTGAGTATTCTTTCTGCTTTTTGCAGATTATCCGGCTCTCCTAATTCTTTGGCCAGATCTGATAAGAATATATTTCCTTCTTGCGCATGTTTATTAAAAAAATGAGCCCCCATAGCAATAATTTTTAATGATTTAATGTAACATGTCGATGACTTCTTCATCCGTAACCTGAGAGAATTCTTCGTAAAACTGTCCTACAGCCAAAAAATTACTGGAAACTTGCAGACAAATGACAGCATCAGCTTTACGTAGTATCTTTCGATAGGCTTCT harbors:
- a CDS encoding universal stress protein; its protein translation is MEIIKNIFVVVPASAEYQPTIQYAIRMAQDLDARLIIALVYTCNVELEGKEPQDEVSLSHQKEYVKETFEQLKAKQLAHTSLDYKLVSVDGPFWKAILAAAPTYHPDLIITTAIQRLPLQELILQIPYHLLLVPIQTKYKPIHHLGLAFDANLIQNIEPVLFVSQLAKTYRADIEVLEFGHVNAVLSISSNRANVELDFLLKDVVHRFHLGDSEKAVVENIEHYIEEHPTDMLVMLACPQVLAYNEKEKNTVKIATNASVPVLVLKN
- a CDS encoding DUF2267 domain-containing protein, which encodes MNPKQISRSDQLDHIVQKLVQTLGDAYKKESVNHLLKSVLWSIRNHLPFKQAIQFLDQLPIPLKAMYVEQWEIPERVPEDLHNIDDLADKMIQQDPILLNQFRWNAEELRKSIKVVLKLLGSYLSSSCAETKSDYYYFQNDIQTYLMQKIMFERLSQKPDSSIWLS
- a CDS encoding universal stress protein, producing MKSIQRILVPTDFSTTANNALIYALAFAQEVDAEVFILHAYQLPVPPSYHYPVGYYEAVNPEQFKREADKRMGELRHDFLYAPKVTYECITHLGPATDSIESMAIEKNVDLIIMGTRKAEGAKAWFGSVTTDTVKHSKYPVLTIPQDAQFVRPKKIVLATSLVRFNHFDLEVLDTLKTIAQLFEADIDILHVHPENKEYSQEQTNFRETLCYYLGVTTCFNYTTHEDVNEGIQQYLDKNEVDMLVMLPQHHGLLDQLIHASKTKYMIFHTQKPLLALK
- a CDS encoding DUF2267 domain-containing protein produces the protein MKKSSTCYIKSLKIIAMGAHFFNKHAQEGNIFLSDLAKELGEPDNLQKAERILKVVMHTLRDRITLEESFQFTAQLPLFLKEVYVSEWKYRKSPVKIKHINEFIETAKMKALGTVSQDFAHDESAVLAVKSVFKVLGRYVSAGICFRRGMAGYIRQFA